From Dehalococcoidia bacterium:
CCTGCAAGACCCCGAGCCGATGAGCGGGGCCTTCTTCGGGCGGGCCGTCACGTCCGGCGATTTCGATGGCGACGGCGATGACGACGTGATGGTGGGCGCTTATGGTTCCGACGTGCTGCCGCACGCCTGCGCCGGCCAGGTGTTTGTCTTCGCGGCCCCCTCGCTCCAGTTCTCGAAGATGCTGCAGGAGGTCGTCCCCGAGCTCGACGCCTACTTCGGCTTTGCGCTCACCACGGGGGACGTCAACAACGACGGCTACGCCGATGCCGTCATCGGGGTGCATGACGCCGACTCCGGCGGCCTGGCGGCGACCAGCGGCGGCGAGGCGTATATCTATCTCGGCCCGGCGCTCGACGAGTTCATCTTCTTCGAGGACCCGCAGCCGGAGCGATTCGCCTTCTTCGCCCGCGCCATCGCTTTGGCGGACGTGAGCGGAGACGGACAGGACGATTTCATCGCCGGGGCGCCGTGGTCGGACGTCGGGACGTCGCTCGACGCCGGCGAAGCGTTCGTGTTCCTCGCCGAGCCCGATGCCGACGGCGACACAGTCTCCGATGACGAAGACAACTGCCCCCTCGTCTTCAATCCCGATCAGGCCAACACGCTTCTCGGCCGCATCGACAACGGCCCCGTCGTTCCCGGAGACGACGTCACGAACCCCTACGAAGACCGCGTCGGCGACGCTTGCGACGATGACGCCGATAACGATCTGCTGCCAGACGCGGACGAGGCTGCCCATTCGACGAATCCCGCCCTCCGCGACAGCGACGGTGACCGCGTCATCGACGGGGCGGAGGTCCTCCTCGGCAGCGATCCCCTTGATGCCGGTAGCCGGCCTTCGTGCTCGCTGCCCTCTGACGCGGACAGGGACTGCCTGCCCGCCGCCGTCGAGGCCATCCTCGGCTCGAGCGATTCCCTGAAGGATAGCGACGGCGACGGCATAGGGGACGGAATTGAGGTCAGAGGATGGGGGACATCGCCGACACTTCCCGATAGCGACGGGGACGGCTGCGACGATGATAAGGAGATCGCCGACGTCAACGGCGACGCTATGGCGAACGGCCTGGACTACGTGCGCGTTCTCCAGAGGGTGTTCGCCGTCCAGGACGATGACCCCGCCGACGGCGACCCCGTACCCGATCCTTACCCTCAGGTCAGTCCCGCGTTCGACCTCAACAAGGACGGGATGATGAACTCCCTCGATGCCGTCATTGCCGCTCTGAACTCGAGCCTCGTCGAGCCTCCCTCCGCCTGCGATTGCCGTTGACAGCGGGCCGTTGAGCGTCAGACGCCGAGGAATGAGTAGACTTCGCTTTCCCCCAGGCTTCTCACGACAATGTCCGCCTCTCGTAGCGTCTCCGGCGCCCTGCCCGCCGCCAGCCCAATGCAGCGCATGCTGGCTCGTTTGGCCGCCTCGACGCCGCCGGGAGCGTCCTCGATAACCACGCACCGCTCCGGCGGCACCCCCAGCCGCTCCGCGGCGAGGAGATACCCCTGCGGGTCGGGCTTGCCGCGGGGCGCATCCTCTTCCGCGATCAGCGTGTCGAAGTAGGGCCGCGCGCCCAGACTATCGAGTATCGTTTCCACGTTCTGCCGCGGCGCGGAAGACACTATCGCCATCTTCTTGCCTGCCTCGCGCAGTCGCTCCAGCAGCGGCAGCGCGCCCGGATTGGCCCGCATCCCGCGGCTGATCGCTGAGCGAAAGAGTTCCTCCTTCGCGCGCGCCAGCTCCTCCACGCGCTCCTCCGGCAGCTCTCCCAGGATGTCGCGCAGGATCGCCGCATTCCTGAGGCCGAAAGTGCGGACGAAATCGTCCTCGCTGATCTCCTTGCCCTCGCGGCGAAACAGCTCACGCCACGCCTGGAAGTGGTACGGCGCGGTATCAGCGAGCACGCCATCGAGGTCCCAGAGGACGGCTTCGGTCATCGCATTCTCATTCGCGTAAACGCCGGCTCTCCTCACCGGGCTGCCGACGACTCGAGCTGCAAGTCCGGCGCGCGATCAGGAGCTAGGTAATTGCGCGTAGACTTTCCGGCGCGAATTGCGTATAGCATTTTAACCCGACTGATGTTAGTCTGAAATCGAGGGCTGATTCGGGCCGCCAACAAAAGGGCGCCGAAGAAGCCGGTAATGCGCTCAGGCGTTGCCAAACCCTGGTAAGGGCGCAGAAGGTCCTGTAGCGGGCGCTGCGCCCGGGAAACTGGTTCTTGCCCAGTCGCGCAAGTGATTCTCGCGCGTGGGTGCGGCGGAGCTTTGTGTCCGCGGCGCCCCGCGGCGGACTAAAGGAGGTACGCTGACTTGACTGGTTCTCCGCAGAGCAACGGCACGATCGAATACTGGCCCCGCCGGAGATACTTCGATCTCTACGAAAAGTCCATCGAAGACCCGGAGGAGTTCTGGGCAGAGGAGGCTCGGAAACTGGAGTGGTTCAGGACGTGGGACAAGGTGCTGGAATGGGACGAACCGTTCGCGAAATGGTTCATCGGCGGTGAGCTCAACGCTTCCTACCTATGCGCCGACCGGCACGCCGAAGGCCCGCGAAGAAACAAGGTGGCCTACTACTGGGAGGGGGAGCCGGGCGACACGCGCGTGATTAGCTACGCCGAGCTGACCCGAGATGTCAACAGGTGCGCCTCGATGCTGAAGAAGCTCGGCGTCGGCAAAGGCGACAAGGTCGGCATCTACCTGCCCATGATCCCTGAACTGCCGATTGTCATGCTCGCCTGCGCCCGCCTCGGGGCAGTGTTCACCGCCGTCTTCTCCGGCTTCACCGCGCAGGCGCTCGCCGACAGGCTCAACGACCTGGAGGCGAAGGTCCTGGTCACGGCCGACGGCGGCTTCCGCCGTGGAAGCACCTTCCCTCTGAAGAAAGTCGCCGACGAGGCGATGAAGCTTTCCCCCACCGTTCAGAAGCAGGTGGTGGTGAAGCGCGCCGGCGTCGACGTCGAGATGGCCGAAGGGCGCGACTTCTGGTACCACGAGCTCATCGCCCAGGCGGAGGAATATGTTGAGCCTGTGCCGGTGGAGTCGAGCCATCCCCTGTATATCCTCTACACGTCAGGCACCACCGGCAAACCGAAGGGGGTGGTCCACTCCACCGGCGGCTACATGGTCTACACCCACTCCACGTTCAAGTGGGTCTTCAACGTCGAAGAGAACGACGTTTACTGGTGCACCGCCGACATCGGCTGGGTCACCGGCCACAGTTACATCGTCTTCGCCCCCCTCGCTTACGGCGCCACCAGCGTGATGTACGAGGGTGCGCCCAACCACCCGGACCTCGGCCGCTGGTGGGAGATCATCCAGAAATACCGCGTCAACGTACTCTATACCTCTCCTACCGCCATTCGCATGTTCATGCAGGCGGGGGCTGAGTGGCTGGAGAAGTACGACCTCAGCAGTTTGAGGCTCCTCGGAAGCGTCGGCGAAGCCATCAACCCCGAAGCGTGGCTCTGGTACTGGAACCACGTCGGAAAGGGCCGCTGCCCCATCGTCGACACGTGGTGGCAGACGGAGACGGGAGGGATCCTGATCTCGCAGGCGCCGGCTATCCAGATGCCGCCGCTCAAGCCCGGCTCCGCCAGCTTCCCGCTTCCCGGCATCGTGCCGGAAGTGGTCAACGAGAGCGGCAACAAGGTGGCTGCAGGCGAGAAGGGGCTGCTCGTCATCAAGAAGCCCTGGCCGGGCATGCTGATGACGCTCTACAAGGACGAAGAGCGCTACAAAGACGCCTACTGGCGTCGCTTCCCCGGCAACTACCTTACCGGCGACTACGCGATCCAGGACAGCGACGGCTACTTCTGGCTCCTCGGCCGCGCCGACGAGGTCATCAAGGTCGCCGGCCACCGACTCGGCACCCTCGAGCTCGAGAACGCGGCCGTCTCCTACCCGGCCGTGGCCGAAGCGGCGGCCATCGCCAAGCCGGACGAGGTGAAGGGCGAGGCGATCACCATCTTCGCCATCCTCAGGGAAGGCTACCAGCCCTCGAGCGAGATGGAGAAGGAGATCAAGGCCCACATCCGGGCGACTATGGGCCCGATCGCCACGCCTGAAAAGGTGATCCTGGTGAAGAAGCTGCCGAAGACGCGGAGCGGCAAGATCATGCGGCGTCTTCTCAAAGCGGTCGCCATGGAGGCGCCTATCGGCGACGCCACCACCCTCGAGGACGGGGCCTCCATCGAAGAGGTGAAGGCAGCGTACGAGGAGCTAAAGACGGAGGTCTAGACGCGACGGCCGCGACGTACGGACGCCGCTTCAACATAAACATGATGGTCGAGGGCGGAGCAGGTCTCCGCCCTCATTGTTTTCCAGGGGCCTCTTTCCCCGCCTCCGTCCTGTCGAACCGTTCTCCGCCTGCCGATACAGATACAGACGCATCTAGCGGGAGGACTGCTCATGCCCCGGAGGCAGCGATGGCTGCTCTGGCCGGCGAAGGCTGCTCTGGCAGCGGCGTTCGTGCTTCTTGCTTTCGGCCCGCTGCCGGGCAGCGGCACCGATGCCGCAGGCCCCGCCGTCGCCGTCGACCCCGCTACCAGCAGCATCGTTGTGGGGGAGACGACGGACGTGTCCATACGCATCAGCGATGTCACCAACCTCTACAGCGCCTCGTTCCACCTCACGTTCGACCCGGCTGTCCTGGAAGTGGTCGATGCCAATCTCAGCCGCGACGGCGTGCAGGTGTACGCTGGCACGTTCCCCGGCCCGTCGGAGGGCCCCGGCGAGATCGTCACCAACGCGGCCGATAACGCCGCCGGCACGGTCGATTACGACTTCACTCTCATTCAGCCTGCTCCGCCCGCCAGCGGCTCGGGCGTCCTTGCCGTTATCCGCTTTCAGGCGAAGGCTACGGGCACGAGCGCCCTCTCCATAACGAGCGCCCTCCTCTGGGACCCCCAGAATGAGCCGATAGCGGCTGAAACGAGTGGCGGGAGCGTCGAGGTCGCGGCAGCGCCCACGAGCACGGCCACGCCCGCGCCACCGACGCCTACGCCCACCGGCGCGGCGACCGCCACCCGCACGAGCACCCCTCAGCCGACGGCTACGGGCACCGTCACACCTCAGCCCACGGGGACGGCGACGCCAAAGCCCACCGGCACCGCCACCTCCACGCCTTCGCCCGCGCCGCAGTCGAGCGTTGCCACGCCGACGCCCACGCCGGAAGCGGCGGTGGTAGCCGCTGCCGCCAACGCGACGGCTCAGAACCTGCCCTCTGCCGGTACCGCGGGCAGCCCCTCGCAGCTCTGGCGCTGGTTCTTCTTGTTTGGCGCCCTGATACTCGGCCTCTCGACCTGGGCCTTCACCTTCCGCTTCTACGCCCAGCAGAAGGAAAGCGAGCGCTTCTGGCACCGCTAATCTGGAGGCGGAGACGGCGGAACAAACCCGTGGCTGCGGGACAGGACGCCTGCGTGCAATGGGTTGAAGGGGGTAGAAGGAGAGAGTCCTACTTTCCGGCGTAGGGCGGGAACAGCGACTCCAGCTCTTTGCGGATCGGGTCGTCCGGCGGGAGGTAGGCGCTGAAATCGCCCGAAGGCTCGTCGCGCTGCCAGCGCCCTTCCGCCGCCTCGCGCTTGATCTTCTCCTGGAGCATCATCAGCCCCGTCAGCAGCGACTCCGGCCGCGGCGGACAACCGGGCACGAAAACGTCGACAGGGATGACCGTGCGGACGCCTGGCAGCGTGCTGTAGCCGTAGGCGAACGGGCCGCCGGTAATGGCGCAACCGCCCATCGCCAGCACCCACTTTGGCTCCGCCATCTGGAGATAGACGCGTCGTATCGAGGGGGCGAGTTTCCACGTTATCGTGCCCGCGACGATCATGAGGTCAGCCTGCCGGGGCGAAGCGCGCATCACCTCCATGCCAAACCGCGCCATGTCGTAGCGCGAGGTGGCCATGGCTATCATCTCTATGGCGCAGCAGGCCTGCCCCCACATGATCGGCCAGACCGACGAGCGGCGCGCCCACGCCGTCAGCGCCTCAAGCGAGGCGATCAGCACGTTGTGGCGCACTTCTTCCGCCAGGTCAGGGATCCGGGGTGGTGGGTCTGCTATGGTCATCTCTCTCTCGCTTTCCAATGATATGGCCGCTGCCGCTTGTGAACAACCCCGCGCGTCCCCCAATAGGGCGCGACGATATGTGCTGATAAAAGCATGAAAAGCGCATCAAGTTTGACAGCAGGCCCCTGTTACTGGTACATTTGTCTCGCAGCTTAGCTATTCTCAGATTCCAAGCGGTCGAAATGGAAAGCACCCGCCAGACGCTCCTCGAGATACTGCGGCGGCGCAAGCACGCCACGGTCGACGAACTAACGAAGGAGCTGCACCTCGCCCCCGCTACCATCCGCCGGCACCTCGACATCCTCATGCGCGACAACTACGTTAGCATGGTCCAGAAGCGTCGTAACGTCGGCCGGCCCCATTACGTCTTCTCCCTCACCGAGCACGGCGAGGACCTCTTCCCTCGAAGCTACATCCGCCTGACGAACCGGATCATCGACGAGCTGGTGACGCTGAAGCCCGACGAGACGAAGGGAAAGAGCGGCGTCGACCTGGCGGAAGTCATCTTCGAGAAGATGGCCGACCGCGTGGCCGAGACCTACGCGGGGCGCATCACCGGCCGGACGCTAAAAGAGCGGGTGGGGGAGGTTACCGCCCTTCTCGCCGGGGAAGGGCTCGTCTTTGAGGCCCGGAAGACGAAGGACGGCTATCTACTGCTGGGTCACGGCTGTCCCTGTCCCCGAATCGCCAACGAGCACAGCGAAGTCTGTGCGCACGATCAGCGGCTCCTGGCGCGGCTACTGAGAGCGGAAGTGCAGCCCGTCGGCGTCTCCACGGAGGACGAGGCCAGCAGTTGCGCCTATCTGGTCAAAGACAAGACCGGCTCGTAACCCCTTAGTGCCGCGCGACCGGCCCGCTACTCTGCGATGTCTCACGGGGCCGGAGTTGTTCGCGGCCGCGGCTGTTATCCTGCCCGTCTTTCTTCGACCGGCGCTGCGCCGCCGTCCGCCTCCTGCCGGAGTCGCAGCGGCGTCAGGCTCTTCTCCTCCCCGAGCACGATCAGGCAGTCGCCGGCCTGCAGCTGCCTGTCTCCCTGCGGCCCCACCGTCAACTGCCCGTCCGCCGTCTGCACGGCCAGGACCGCCTTCAGGCCGGGCCGCCCCCGCAGCATCTCCTCAACCGTGAGACCCTCCATGTTCGACCCCTCGTCGATGCGCATCTCCGCCACCCAGCGGTTGCCCGGCATCGAGTCGACGAAATCGGCGTCGGAGGAATAGAGCGCGGCGAAGGCGATGGTACGTCCGCCGATGCGATAGGGTGAGATGACTTTGTCGGCTCCTGCCTGGCGCAGGCGCTCCTCGCCGATAGGCGAGCCGGCCCGCGCGACAATGAACAGCCCCGGCTTGAGGGAACGCGCGCACAGGGTGATATAGGTGTTCTCGGCGTCGCTGCCCACGGCCGCGATCAGTCCGCGCGCACGGCGGGCCCCGGCAGCCAGCAGCGCCTCCTGAGAGGTCGCGTTCTCGGCTATATAGAGATAGCCGAGGGTTCGCGCCCGCTCCTGGTTCTCGGGATCGCTCTCGATCACGACGAACGGCACTCGCTGGGCTTCCAGCTCCTGAGCGACCTCCTGTCCCACGCGGCCGAAACCGCAGACAACGTAATGTCCCCGCAGGGAGTCGATCTTGGTCCTCATCTTTCTAACCCCCAGGACTTCCCGCAGGTGTCCCTCGAACACCGCCTGAATTGTGGCGTTGAGCACGTAGAGTACCGCGCCCACGCCGAACACAATGAGGAAAATGCTGAATATCACTCCCCCCGTCGAAAGGGGATGGATCTGCCCGTAGCCGACGGTGGAAAGGGTGATGGCCGTCATGAACAGGGCATCGAGGAGGGGCCAGCCCTCGATCAGCATGTACCCCGTCGTGCCCAGCGCCAGCAGGGAAGCGAAAACCGCCGCGCCGAACGCCGCCCGCCGTAAATGGGGGTCGTCGGCGAGACGCCTGATCACAACCGATCCCGCCGCCGCCGCCAGCCGCTTCTCCCTCCGGATATACTCGTCCATGTCCCTGCTGCCTGGTTTTCGTCTGCGCGGAGTCGTGTCTTCCCCGGCGTGGGAAGGCCGGCCGCATCGCTGCTACTCCTTTTGGCATACGCCTCTAGGTGGTTATCGGTAACGCGCGCGTCCGGCTGCACCGCAGCACACCCTTGCGCCTCGCCCTGCTATAATGTGGGAGCGCTCGATGATAGACGTAATCGGTTTCGGCGCCATCAACGTCGACGAGACGTATTTCGTCCCTTCCCTAACGGCAGTCTCCGGCCTGCGGATGCTCTCGGGCTCCGAGCAGACCATAAGCCGCAGGGAGTACGGGCGGTTGGCCGCGCGACTTAAGAAGGCGGGCGTGAGCCCCGCGCAGTCCGGCGGCGGACAGGCGGCCAACGCCGCCTACGCCCTCGCCCGGCTCGGCTTCCGGACGGCGATGATAAGCAGCGTGGGCGCGGACCCCGAAGGCGAGCGGCTGCTGGCGGACCTGGCGCCCGTCGATGTCTCGCAGGTCTTGCGTGGCGGACGCAGCGCCCGGTGTGTCGTCATCGTCGACGAGAGCGGGGAGCGCACGTTGCGCGTCCTTCCCGCCGCCGACCCTCCGGCGCTCGATCCCGTGGCCACTTGGCGCTCGCTCGGCGGTGCCCGCTGCCTCCACATCACGTCGCTCGCCCGCGCGGGGGAGCTGGCGACGCAGCTCGCGCTCGTGAAGGCGTTGCCGGATGACGTGACGCTGAGCTTCGACCCCGGCGAGCTGTACTGCAGGCTGGGGACGGAAGCGCTTGCCCCCGTCCTGAAACGGACCGACGTGCTGTTTCTGAACGAGCGCGAGGCAGAGCTACTGACCGGCAAGCCCACATTCGACGGCTGCTACCGGCTGCTCAGGCGTGAGGGCGCCGTCGTCGCGGGCAAGAAAGGGAGGCGCGGCGTCGAGATCATCGGGCGCGACGAGCGATTCGAGCTGCCTGCCCGCGTGGCCGCCGCTGTCGACCCCACCGGCGCGGGCGACGTCTTCGCCGCCGGATTCCTCGCCGGTCTTCTCCTCGACCTCGACCTGCGACGGTGCGCCGTCCTCGGCAGCGAGGCGGCGGCGCGCAGCGTCACCGGCTACGGACGCGCCGGCTATCCCGGACGCGAGTTGCTGGAAACGCTCCGCCCGGCAGCGCCTGTCGAGCCGAGAGCGAAAGGGGGCCCTGTGTGACGCTACGCATCGGTTGGTTCTCCACCGGCCGCGACGAGGATGCCATCGATATCCTGGCCCGCGTCCACCGCGCAATCTCCGAGGGCAGCCTCGATGCCCGCATTGAGTACGTCTTCTGCAACCGCGAGCGCGGCGAGGCGGAGATAAGCGACCGCTTTCTCGATTTCGCCGCTTCGCTCGGGCTGCCGGTCGTCTGCCGGTCCTCCGCTCGCTTTCGCCCCGACCTGCGAAAGAATGATCGCGCGTGGTGGCGCCGCCTGTACGATGAGGAAATCCTCCCCCTTATCGCTCCCTTCCAGGTCGATGTCTGCGTGCTCGCCGGCTACATGCTCATCGTGAGCGATGTCCTGCACTCGCGCTATGCGGCGCTGAACCTGCACCCCGCGACGCCCGACGGGCCGAAAGGGGCGTGGGAAGACGTCATCTGGCAACTCATCGCCGACGAAGAGGACGAAGCGGGCGCGATGGTCCACGTCGCGACCTCGCAGCTTGATAGAGGCCCCGTCCTCGGCTATTGCTCGTTCCCCATCAAGGGCGGCGACTACGCTCCTTTGTGGGCCGCGCTCAGCGAGAAGCTGCGCGACGCCTCGCTGGACGAGATCAGGTCGAACGAGGGCTACGAGGAGCCGCTTTTCGCCGCCATCCGCCGCGATGAATTCCGGCGCGAGGTGCCGCTGCTCATCGCCACCCTCTCCATGGTCGCCGCCGGGCGCATCGTCCTCAAGGACGGCGGCGTGTACGTTGACGGGAAGCCTTCGACGCAGGGGCTATGCCTGAACGATCTCGTCGAGGCGCAACTGGCGAAAGAACAACCATGACGCCCCGCTCCGTCCAACTCGACTCCGACTGCGAGGGCCCCCTCTGCCTGAACGATAACGCCTTCGAGGTCTGCCGTCGCTACATCCCCGACGGCGACCGCTTCTTCAGCCAGGTGAGCCGCTACGACGACTACCTGGCCGACATCGTGCGCAAGGACGGCTACGAGGCGGGGAGCACGCTCAGGCTCGTCGCCCCCTTCCTCAAGGCGTTCGGCCTCACCAACGATGAAATGCTCGCGTTCTCGCGTCGCAATATCGGCATGGTGCGCGGCGCCGCCGAGATGTTCCAGGAAGCGCGTTCATCGAGCATCGAAGCGTTCGTGGTCAGCACCAGCTATCAGCAGTTCGCGCACGCGGTGGCGGAGGAGCTGCGCATCCCTTTCGACCGCGTCTATTGCACCCCGTTCGACCTTGAGGCCGCGCCGCTGCCGCCTGATGAGATAGAGGAGCTGCGCGACCTCGCCCGCCAGGCCGCCTCGCTGCCGCCGCTTGAGCTGCCCGATGCGGCGGACGAGCCGCTGTCCGGCGAGGCGCTGGGAACGATCGCTTTCATGGATGAACTGTTCTGGCAGAAGCTGCCGCGCATGCGGGCGCAGGCGCTCATCGATTCCGTGCGACTGGTCGGCGCGGAGGGCAAGGCAAGGGCGATTCGAGACAGCTTGGCCCGCACGGGCAACCCTATCGACCGCCTGCTCTACGTTGGTGACAGCATCACCGACGTCAAGGCGTTCGACCTGGTCCGGGAGGGCGGCGGGCTGACGGTCGCTTTCAACGGCAACCGCTACGCCGTCGACGCCGCCGAAATCGCCTGCGCCGCCGACGACGCAGTAGCCACCTCCATCGTCGTTGACGTCTTCGTCCGTCGCGGCAAGGACGGCGTCTTCGAGCTGGCGGAGGCGTGGCCGGCTGAGCAGGACGCGCAGGTCCGCCTCCTCGAGCGCATGGGCGTCTCGCCCGCCGTCGCCGCGCGCCTCCGCTCGCTGCAAACGCGCGGCATCGGCATCTACCGCATCACCGACGAGTCGAAGGAGCGCGCGCGGACGCGGAGCATGGAGATGCGCGTCCTCCTTCGAGGCGAGCACATCGGCGCCCTGGGCTAGACCCCGAAGGAGCCTCGGCGCTCCCCTTGACAACTGTGGTATATTCCAATCGGCGGGTGGTTCTTTTCTTCGGGCGGGCCTGGAAATGGCTGCGGCCCACGCCTCCTTGTGTTGTGAGCGGTCGGTTGGGAAGCCTCGAAAGGAGGTCCCCCCATGGCGAAAGGATTCTCGCTCCTCTGCCTCTTGCTGTCTCTGGCGGCGCTCGTCGCTCTGTATCGGACGACCCTTTCCTCGCAGGACGCCCCGTCCGTTTCGGCGCAGGCCGGCCCGGCCCTCTCCCTCGACATGGAGACATCCGACGGCCCCTGCACCGACATCGATGCGACGGCCTTCCATG
This genomic window contains:
- the acs gene encoding acetate--CoA ligase is translated as MTGSPQSNGTIEYWPRRRYFDLYEKSIEDPEEFWAEEARKLEWFRTWDKVLEWDEPFAKWFIGGELNASYLCADRHAEGPRRNKVAYYWEGEPGDTRVISYAELTRDVNRCASMLKKLGVGKGDKVGIYLPMIPELPIVMLACARLGAVFTAVFSGFTAQALADRLNDLEAKVLVTADGGFRRGSTFPLKKVADEAMKLSPTVQKQVVVKRAGVDVEMAEGRDFWYHELIAQAEEYVEPVPVESSHPLYILYTSGTTGKPKGVVHSTGGYMVYTHSTFKWVFNVEENDVYWCTADIGWVTGHSYIVFAPLAYGATSVMYEGAPNHPDLGRWWEIIQKYRVNVLYTSPTAIRMFMQAGAEWLEKYDLSSLRLLGSVGEAINPEAWLWYWNHVGKGRCPIVDTWWQTETGGILISQAPAIQMPPLKPGSASFPLPGIVPEVVNESGNKVAAGEKGLLVIKKPWPGMLMTLYKDEERYKDAYWRRFPGNYLTGDYAIQDSDGYFWLLGRADEVIKVAGHRLGTLELENAAVSYPAVAEAAAIAKPDEVKGEAITIFAILREGYQPSSEMEKEIKAHIRATMGPIATPEKVILVKKLPKTRSGKIMRRLLKAVAMEAPIGDATTLEDGASIEEVKAAYEELKTEV
- a CDS encoding potassium channel protein; protein product: MDEYIRREKRLAAAAGSVVIRRLADDPHLRRAAFGAAVFASLLALGTTGYMLIEGWPLLDALFMTAITLSTVGYGQIHPLSTGGVIFSIFLIVFGVGAVLYVLNATIQAVFEGHLREVLGVRKMRTKIDSLRGHYVVCGFGRVGQEVAQELEAQRVPFVVIESDPENQERARTLGYLYIAENATSQEALLAAGARRARGLIAAVGSDAENTYITLCARSLKPGLFIVARAGSPIGEERLRQAGADKVISPYRIGGRTIAFAALYSSDADFVDSMPGNRWVAEMRIDEGSNMEGLTVEEMLRGRPGLKAVLAVQTADGQLTVGPQGDRQLQAGDCLIVLGEEKSLTPLRLRQEADGGAAPVEERRAG
- a CDS encoding FG-GAP-like repeat-containing protein, which encodes MLSSRRAPLLPMLCVLAAAALLADGARAGFGDAITLRSTTPQAYSYFGFAVTGGDFDGDGYDEVAVAAPYASVDGLANAGEVNVFAAPTLAAGPTLRQPVPESGARFGWALAAGDMDGDTLDDVIAGAPYADVGATDGAGRVFIMRGPDFSAVTAIDNPSPETNARFGGALATGDVNNDSHLDLVVGAPETPVSGLTRAGKTFVFLGPGFTSYYSLQDPQPEAQAYFGRAVATGDLEGDGDDDVIVGAPDSDVAGGFVDAGQAFVFVAPALGAPSLLQDPEPMSGAFFGRAVTSGDFDGDGDDDVMVGAYGSDVLPHACAGQVFVFAAPSLQFSKMLQEVVPELDAYFGFALTTGDVNNDGYADAVIGVHDADSGGLAATSGGEAYIYLGPALDEFIFFEDPQPERFAFFARAIALADVSGDGQDDFIAGAPWSDVGTSLDAGEAFVFLAEPDADGDTVSDDEDNCPLVFNPDQANTLLGRIDNGPVVPGDDVTNPYEDRVGDACDDDADNDLLPDADEAAHSTNPALRDSDGDRVIDGAEVLLGSDPLDAGSRPSCSLPSDADRDCLPAAVEAILGSSDSLKDSDGDGIGDGIEVRGWGTSPTLPDSDGDGCDDDKEIADVNGDAMANGLDYVRVLQRVFAVQDDDPADGDPVPDPYPQVSPAFDLNKDGMMNSLDAVIAALNSSLVEPPSACDCR
- a CDS encoding ArsR family transcriptional regulator, producing the protein MESTRQTLLEILRRRKHATVDELTKELHLAPATIRRHLDILMRDNYVSMVQKRRNVGRPHYVFSLTEHGEDLFPRSYIRLTNRIIDELVTLKPDETKGKSGVDLAEVIFEKMADRVAETYAGRITGRTLKERVGEVTALLAGEGLVFEARKTKDGYLLLGHGCPCPRIANEHSEVCAHDQRLLARLLRAEVQPVGVSTEDEASSCAYLVKDKTGS
- a CDS encoding HAD family phosphatase → MTEAVLWDLDGVLADTAPYHFQAWRELFRREGKEISEDDFVRTFGLRNAAILRDILGELPEERVEELARAKEELFRSAISRGMRANPGALPLLERLREAGKKMAIVSSAPRQNVETILDSLGARPYFDTLIAEEDAPRGKPDPQGYLLAAERLGVPPERCVVIEDAPGGVEAAKRASMRCIGLAAGRAPETLREADIVVRSLGESEVYSFLGV
- a CDS encoding carbohydrate kinase family protein; protein product: MIDVIGFGAINVDETYFVPSLTAVSGLRMLSGSEQTISRREYGRLAARLKKAGVSPAQSGGGQAANAAYALARLGFRTAMISSVGADPEGERLLADLAPVDVSQVLRGGRSARCVVIVDESGERTLRVLPAADPPALDPVATWRSLGGARCLHITSLARAGELATQLALVKALPDDVTLSFDPGELYCRLGTEALAPVLKRTDVLFLNEREAELLTGKPTFDGCYRLLRREGAVVAGKKGRRGVEIIGRDERFELPARVAAAVDPTGAGDVFAAGFLAGLLLDLDLRRCAVLGSEAAARSVTGYGRAGYPGRELLETLRPAAPVEPRAKGGPV
- a CDS encoding formyltransferase family protein; translation: MTLRIGWFSTGRDEDAIDILARVHRAISEGSLDARIEYVFCNRERGEAEISDRFLDFAASLGLPVVCRSSARFRPDLRKNDRAWWRRLYDEEILPLIAPFQVDVCVLAGYMLIVSDVLHSRYAALNLHPATPDGPKGAWEDVIWQLIADEEDEAGAMVHVATSQLDRGPVLGYCSFPIKGGDYAPLWAALSEKLRDASLDEIRSNEGYEEPLFAAIRRDEFRREVPLLIATLSMVAAGRIVLKDGGVYVDGKPSTQGLCLNDLVEAQLAKEQP
- a CDS encoding cohesin domain-containing protein encodes the protein MPRRQRWLLWPAKAALAAAFVLLAFGPLPGSGTDAAGPAVAVDPATSSIVVGETTDVSIRISDVTNLYSASFHLTFDPAVLEVVDANLSRDGVQVYAGTFPGPSEGPGEIVTNAADNAAGTVDYDFTLIQPAPPASGSGVLAVIRFQAKATGTSALSITSALLWDPQNEPIAAETSGGSVEVAAAPTSTATPAPPTPTPTGAATATRTSTPQPTATGTVTPQPTGTATPKPTGTATSTPSPAPQSSVATPTPTPEAAVVAAAANATAQNLPSAGTAGSPSQLWRWFFLFGALILGLSTWAFTFRFYAQQKESERFWHR